A stretch of Candidatus Saganbacteria bacterium DNA encodes these proteins:
- the pseC gene encoding UDP-4-amino-4,6-dideoxy-N-acetyl-beta-L-altrosamine transaminase — MVQIPYATQWIDEEDVKEVIEVLRSGYLTQGPRIAEFEKKVADYCGAKYAVVVNSGTAALHAACFAAGIKPGDEVITSPITFVASANCILYCGGKPVFADIQADTINIDPKEIEKKVGSKTKAVIPVHFAGHPCDLEEIADVAKKKKLIVIEDAAHALGAEYKGARIGSCKYSDMAIFCFHATKIITTGEGGMILTNNEEYYRKLLMFRTHGITRDPKIMKNNNEGDWYYEMQYLGYNYRLTDFQCALGIRQMDKLEGFVARRREIAGKYNQAFRDIDGIGLPVEKEQVKSSWHLYPIQIKNNRRKVFEDLRSEGIGGNVHYIPVYLQPYYQKLGYRQGLCRLAEEYYWQCISLPMYPKLTDSDQDYVIKIFCAVLSSVNMR; from the coding sequence TTGGTTCAAATTCCTTATGCGACGCAATGGATAGATGAAGAAGATGTAAAAGAGGTCATTGAAGTTCTGCGCTCGGGATATTTAACCCAGGGGCCCAGAATTGCCGAGTTCGAGAAAAAAGTAGCGGATTATTGTGGCGCAAAATACGCAGTTGTTGTCAATTCGGGCACTGCGGCGTTACATGCCGCCTGTTTTGCCGCCGGCATAAAACCTGGCGATGAAGTAATAACTTCGCCGATCACATTCGTTGCTTCAGCCAATTGCATTTTGTATTGTGGCGGGAAGCCGGTGTTTGCGGATATCCAGGCCGACACCATTAATATTGATCCGAAAGAGATCGAGAAAAAGGTCGGCTCTAAAACGAAAGCGGTCATCCCGGTTCACTTTGCCGGCCATCCTTGTGACCTTGAAGAGATTGCCGATGTCGCCAAAAAGAAAAAATTGATTGTGATAGAGGATGCGGCGCATGCTTTGGGCGCAGAATATAAGGGCGCAAGAATCGGTTCTTGTAAATATTCTGATATGGCCATCTTCTGTTTTCATGCCACAAAGATTATTACTACTGGCGAAGGCGGGATGATATTAACAAATAATGAAGAATATTATAGAAAGCTGTTAATGTTCAGGACGCATGGAATTACAAGAGATCCTAAAATAATGAAAAATAATAATGAAGGCGATTGGTATTATGAGATGCAATATCTTGGATATAACTATCGGCTCACAGATTTTCAGTGCGCATTGGGAATAAGACAGATGGATAAACTGGAAGGATTTGTTGCCCGCCGAAGAGAGATCGCGGGCAAATATAATCAGGCCTTTAGAGATATAGATGGAATTGGGTTGCCGGTGGAAAAGGAGCAGGTCAAATCGTCTTGGCATCTTTATCCGATACAAATTAAGAACAATCGTCGGAAAGTTTTTGAAGATTTGCGGAGCGAAGGGATAGGGGGCAATGTTCATTACATCCCGGTTTACCTGCAGCCGTATTATCAAAAGCTTGGTTATCGGCAAGGGCTTTGCCGTCTGGCTGAAGAATATTATTGGCAGTGCATCTCTCTGCCGATGTATCCAAAACTAACTGATAGTGACCAGGACTATGTCATCAAGATATTTTGTGCGGTTTTGAGCTCGGTAAATATGAGGTGA
- a CDS encoding NAD(P)/FAD-dependent oxidoreductase, with amino-acid sequence MEKVKVAIIGAGVVGLAIAETLSRKIDGDIVVFEKHDKFGQETSSRNSEVIHAGIYYPKNSLKSALCLRGNKMLYDICKKEGIKYKNCDKLIISTNDSEAKRILSIHENAVSVGVPGLSLLTKNEIADLEPNIFALNGIFSETTGIIDSHGLMNYLCKSSESNGAMFSFGNEVTGIVRRGAGGGGLPAGQAGSSTDSGYILRTSDGEEILSEFVINSAGLLSDKIARMAGFDIDALHYNLHFCKGDYFSIKGSSGKLNHLVYPVPHEKGHGLGVHATLDLDGYIRLGPDTEYVDRIYYDIDPKKRLDFYKAAKTYLPWLNEEMLAPDTSGMRPKLQGPDDAMPDGRQGFRDFIIKEESENGFPGFINLIGIESPGLTSCLAIGKFILNLL; translated from the coding sequence TTGGAAAAAGTTAAGGTTGCGATAATTGGCGCGGGGGTCGTTGGGCTTGCAATTGCCGAAACTCTTTCAAGAAAGATCGACGGAGATATTGTTGTCTTTGAAAAGCATGATAAGTTCGGGCAAGAAACAAGCAGCCGCAACAGCGAAGTGATCCATGCAGGGATCTATTACCCAAAAAATTCTTTGAAAAGCGCATTATGCCTGCGCGGCAATAAAATGCTATATGACATATGTAAAAAAGAAGGCATCAAATATAAAAATTGCGACAAATTAATTATATCAACTAACGATAGCGAAGCAAAAAGGATCCTGTCAATTCACGAAAACGCGGTTTCAGTTGGCGTTCCAGGGCTAAGTCTTCTTACAAAAAACGAAATTGCCGATCTTGAGCCTAATATTTTCGCATTAAATGGAATATTTTCTGAAACAACGGGGATCATTGATTCTCACGGGCTTATGAACTACTTGTGTAAATCTTCTGAATCAAATGGCGCGATGTTCTCGTTTGGAAATGAAGTCACAGGGATTGTGAGGAGAGGGGCGGGAGGAGGGGGCCTGCCTGCCGGACAGGCAGGGAGTAGCACAGATTCTGGATACATATTAAGGACAAGTGATGGCGAAGAAATTTTATCGGAATTTGTAATTAATTCTGCGGGGCTTTTGTCTGATAAGATCGCCCGAATGGCAGGGTTTGATATTGATGCTTTGCACTACAACTTGCATTTTTGCAAAGGAGATTATTTCTCGATCAAAGGTTCATCAGGAAAACTAAATCATCTTGTGTATCCTGTTCCGCATGAAAAAGGGCATGGATTGGGGGTTCATGCAACGCTTGATCTGGATGGATATATTAGGCTTGGGCCTGACACCGAATATGTTGATAGAATATATTACGATATCGATCCAAAAAAGAGATTGGATTTTTATAAGGCGGCTAAAACATATCTTCCTTGGCTAAATGAAGAAATGCTGGCTCCAGATACTTCCGGAATGAGGCCAAAACTCCAAGGCCCAGATGACGCCATGCCTGACGGCAGGCAGGGGTTCAGGGATTTTATTATAAAAGAAGAATCGGAAAACGGATTTCCTGGATTTATTAATCTGATAGGAATTGAATCTCCCGGGCTAACGAGTTGTTTGGCTATTGGAAAATTCATCTTGAATTTGTTATAA
- a CDS encoding FdtA/QdtA family cupin domain-containing protein, producing MIFQLLILEADVALLDKINWLKLPSATDVRGVLTSIESEIDAPFMINRVFYMHHIVSERGGHAHMDTDQIVIAVAGSFKLSLSDGVDKRTFVLDDAKIGLYIPRQIFINISDISPNAVCLVLASSHYDIKRSIRSWDDYLKYLGCEKKQ from the coding sequence ATGATATTCCAACTTCTGATTTTGGAGGCTGACGTGGCTTTATTAGATAAAATCAACTGGCTCAAATTGCCTTCGGCAACCGATGTACGAGGTGTGCTGACGTCGATTGAAAGTGAAATTGACGCTCCGTTCATGATCAACCGAGTCTTTTATATGCATCACATCGTTTCCGAAAGAGGCGGTCATGCGCATATGGATACGGACCAGATCGTGATCGCAGTGGCCGGGTCGTTCAAATTGTCTCTTTCTGATGGTGTTGATAAAAGAACATTCGTTCTGGACGATGCTAAAATTGGACTCTATATTCCGCGTCAGATCTTTATTAATATCAGTGATATTTCGCCCAACGCAGTTTGTCTCGTTTTAGCAAGTTCGCATTATGACATCAAAAGATCGATCCGGAGCTGGGATGATTATCTAAAATATCTTGGCTGTGAAAAAAAACAATAA
- a CDS encoding aspartyl protease family protein encodes MGITFIEGKVKGPDGIEKNVRFLVDSGATYSLLPKVDWQEINLTPKREVTFSLADGSKIMRKVSECYFELPQGEGHAPVILGENGDEALLGAVTLEVLGLVLDPFKRTLQPMHMLLA; translated from the coding sequence ATGGGAATTACGTTTATCGAAGGAAAAGTTAAAGGTCCCGACGGAATCGAAAAAAATGTGCGTTTTTTGGTTGACAGCGGCGCTACCTATTCATTGCTTCCCAAAGTGGATTGGCAGGAGATCAATTTAACGCCGAAACGCGAGGTAACTTTTTCGCTGGCTGACGGCAGTAAGATAATGCGAAAGGTTTCGGAATGTTATTTTGAATTGCCTCAAGGGGAAGGACATGCGCCGGTAATTTTGGGCGAGAATGGCGACGAGGCTCTATTAGGAGCCGTGACGCTTGAGGTCTTAGGCCTGGTGCTTGACCCGTTTAAGCGGACACTGCAGCCAATGCACATGCTGTTAGCATAA
- a CDS encoding helix-turn-helix domain-containing protein, translated as MLVDEKEIYTPQEVISILKVSDSTFRRLVRKGILRAGKIGGQYRVLGKHILQLLNPELPEEVKKTYKNIISKI; from the coding sequence ATGCTTGTTGATGAAAAAGAAATCTATACTCCACAGGAAGTCATATCAATTCTAAAAGTTTCAGATTCCACTTTTCGCAGGCTGGTCCGAAAAGGGATACTTCGTGCAGGTAAAATTGGAGGACAATACCGAGTCCTTGGAAAGCATATTTTGCAATTATTGAATCCTGAATTGCCTGAAGAAGTTAAAAAAACATATAAAAACATAATTTCTAAGATATGA
- a CDS encoding UDP-N-acetylmuramoyl-L-alanyl-D-glutamate--2,6-diaminopimelate ligase produces MFDDFQIKGLSYDSRKVKPGDVFVAIPGSNVDGYDFILQAIENGARAVVAEKDFPAPSHVQKLIVQNARQALAELSNRFYDYPSKKLKLIGVTGTNGKTTISYLIESILTTAGFKVGLIGTIETRIAGRPIESNLTTPESLELQALLSQMEKEGVTHVVMEVSSHSLAQYRVYGCGFDVAIYTNLTHDHLDFHKTMGQYLEEKKKLFRMLKPEGLAIVNIDDPYANEIISEVENEVIFYGIKEAKHELKSAKYSELDLQFKDYSFDLDQMRIKIDSLEIMTQLIGTYNVYNVLAAYQCGLSFNLSRDIIKNGIEKTVVSGRMERIENNKGIKIIVDFAHSPDALQKLLETLKPYAKGNLILVFGCPGDRDRDKRPIMGKIASDLADHVIVTTDDPHTEPPGQIISEILSGMTNDKFQMSNYEAIQDRRDAIEKALSIAKKGDILVIAGRGHEKFQDFSGKKVLIDDREVVRGFFRSDKVGKS; encoded by the coding sequence GTGTTTGACGACTTTCAAATCAAAGGCCTCTCCTATGATTCCCGTAAAGTAAAACCAGGCGATGTGTTTGTCGCGATCCCCGGTTCAAATGTTGACGGCTATGATTTTATTCTACAGGCGATCGAAAATGGAGCACGAGCGGTTGTGGCCGAAAAAGATTTTCCCGCGCCGTCACATGTTCAAAAATTAATTGTTCAGAATGCACGGCAAGCATTGGCGGAACTTTCAAATAGATTCTATGATTATCCGTCAAAGAAGCTCAAATTGATCGGTGTAACCGGGACTAACGGCAAAACAACGATCTCATATTTGATCGAATCGATATTAACAACTGCGGGTTTCAAGGTTGGATTAATTGGGACGATCGAAACAAGAATAGCCGGCAGGCCGATCGAATCAAATCTAACAACTCCGGAATCCCTAGAACTCCAAGCCTTGCTCTCGCAAATGGAAAAAGAGGGCGTTACGCATGTTGTTATGGAAGTTTCTTCCCATTCTTTAGCACAATATCGGGTTTACGGATGTGGGTTCGATGTAGCGATCTATACCAATTTAACCCATGACCATTTGGATTTCCACAAGACAATGGGACAATATTTAGAAGAAAAGAAAAAACTTTTTAGGATGCTTAAGCCTGAAGGCTTGGCTATTGTGAATATTGATGACCCATACGCGAACGAAATAATATCCGAGGTCGAAAATGAAGTAATATTCTATGGCATAAAAGAGGCTAAGCATGAACTTAAAAGCGCAAAATATAGTGAATTGGACCTTCAGTTTAAAGATTATTCTTTCGATCTGGACCAAATGCGCATAAAGATCGATTCTTTGGAAATAATGACTCAATTGATCGGTACATATAATGTATATAATGTTTTGGCGGCATATCAGTGCGGCCTTTCTTTCAATCTAAGCCGCGATATTATTAAAAATGGTATTGAGAAAACAGTAGTGTCTGGGCGGATGGAAAGGATCGAAAACAATAAAGGCATCAAGATAATTGTAGATTTCGCACATTCACCTGATGCTCTGCAAAAACTTCTTGAAACCCTTAAACCATATGCTAAAGGCAATCTGATATTAGTTTTTGGTTGTCCTGGCGATCGCGATCGCGATAAGCGCCCGATCATGGGGAAAATTGCTTCTGATTTGGCGGATCACGTGATTGTAACAACAGACGATCCGCACACCGAACCTCCTGGTCAAATAATATCTGAGATATTAAGCGGAATGACAAATGACAAATTTCAAATGTCAAATTATGAAGCAATTCAAGATCGAAGAGATGCGATCGAAAAAGCTTTGAGTATCGCCAAGAAAGGAGACATTTTGGTCATCGCGGGCCGCGGGCACGAGAAATTTCAGGATTTTAGTGGGAAGAAGGTTCTGATCGATGATAGGGAAGTTGTGAGGGGATTTTTTAGGAGCGATAAAGTTGGAAAAAGTTAA
- a CDS encoding SLBB domain-containing protein, producing the protein MLKYCSVFLLLIFSCPCFAEVQISDVLSNPAARQAAQDYINTQNPAQDNVNVATEKYTSENRAVNAQKGNAPKKYYDENYNPTLEIKGKISGLEAMFSESVSLEGFSEIKQFGYDIFNKSASNFISPQKNTPVGDNYSIGPGDSFDVTMWGVSEGTFKVTVNPNGEITLPKVGLVSVAGLSYSQLKPFLESQLNRFYQGINLGITFDTIKTIQVYVVGEVKQPGSYPISSLSSAFNALFYAGGPTKQGSLRDVRILRNGKVVARLDLYKFLLKGDNSQDVALRAGDTVFVPLIGGVVAVAGNVKRPAIYEVKGTVDLSDILSLAGEVNPSSYLNRIQIERIVAHQKKIVIDKEISIADAAGNLGIPVQNMDLVKIFPIYAQVNNKIYVKGAVKYPGSYAYKEGIRLLDILNEDALVSYYYFPKIEVTRIISSHSFKIDIYDVDYDKLFKEKDDSSNIYLQPGDVISIFASKKNAEKITVQGEIKRPGEYVVRDGERISSVLERAGGYNDSAFLYGAILTRKNAIDIESENYSKMVGNLELDLLRKQRELSSSFVVKEDIATRQMSFAQTRQIVDFMKSASMKGRVIINLDSIEKLKNSPNDIEIEDGDVLYIPKTPKSVIVLGQVYHQTAVAFDHKKNGRGYVDMAGGATNTANEGDAYVIRANGSVISNRQGVNIYSSKLFPGDTIIIPEKIDTRSIWSVFQDFTHWAYEAVVSAIVLKKILQ; encoded by the coding sequence ATGTTGAAGTATTGTTCGGTATTTCTTTTATTGATCTTTTCCTGCCCTTGTTTTGCTGAAGTCCAAATATCAGATGTGTTATCGAATCCCGCGGCAAGGCAAGCCGCTCAAGATTATATAAACACCCAGAATCCAGCACAAGATAATGTTAATGTCGCAACAGAAAAATATACTTCTGAAAATAGAGCTGTTAATGCCCAAAAAGGTAATGCCCCAAAAAAATATTATGATGAGAATTATAATCCAACACTTGAGATAAAGGGAAAGATTTCTGGCTTGGAAGCAATGTTCTCTGAATCTGTTTCTCTTGAGGGTTTTTCTGAAATAAAACAGTTTGGGTATGATATTTTTAACAAATCCGCTTCGAATTTTATCTCTCCCCAAAAAAATACTCCGGTCGGCGATAATTATTCTATAGGGCCTGGAGACAGTTTTGATGTGACAATGTGGGGGGTTAGCGAGGGAACTTTCAAAGTTACTGTCAATCCAAATGGAGAAATAACTCTACCTAAAGTTGGCTTGGTTTCTGTCGCAGGTTTAAGTTATTCGCAGCTAAAGCCTTTTCTTGAATCCCAGCTTAATAGGTTTTATCAGGGGATAAATCTTGGGATAACCTTCGATACAATTAAAACTATACAGGTTTATGTCGTTGGCGAAGTGAAACAACCGGGAAGCTATCCTATAAGTTCTCTTTCCTCCGCATTTAATGCATTATTTTACGCAGGAGGGCCGACAAAACAAGGTTCTTTGCGCGATGTGAGGATATTGCGCAATGGAAAGGTTGTTGCGCGTTTAGATCTTTATAAGTTTCTCTTAAAAGGCGACAATAGCCAAGACGTTGCATTAAGAGCGGGCGATACTGTTTTTGTCCCGTTGATAGGCGGCGTTGTGGCAGTTGCCGGTAATGTAAAGCGTCCTGCAATATATGAGGTAAAAGGAACGGTGGATCTTTCTGATATTTTGTCTTTGGCAGGGGAAGTCAACCCTTCGAGTTATTTGAACCGCATTCAGATCGAACGGATTGTTGCCCATCAAAAAAAGATAGTTATCGACAAAGAGATATCAATTGCTGATGCAGCAGGGAATTTGGGGATCCCAGTCCAAAATATGGACCTGGTGAAAATATTCCCGATCTATGCGCAAGTGAACAATAAAATATACGTCAAAGGCGCCGTGAAATATCCCGGGAGTTACGCGTACAAAGAAGGGATTAGGCTGCTGGATATTCTAAATGAAGACGCTCTTGTTTCATATTATTATTTTCCCAAAATTGAGGTAACCCGCATAATAAGCAGCCATTCTTTTAAAATAGATATTTACGATGTTGATTATGATAAATTATTCAAAGAAAAAGATGATTCCTCAAATATTTATTTGCAGCCAGGGGATGTAATAAGCATTTTCGCTTCAAAAAAGAATGCGGAGAAAATCACAGTACAGGGCGAGATTAAGCGACCTGGTGAATATGTTGTAAGGGATGGGGAGAGGATAAGCTCTGTTCTTGAGCGCGCAGGCGGCTATAATGATTCCGCATTTTTATACGGGGCAATTTTAACAAGAAAAAATGCCATTGATATCGAATCGGAAAACTATTCCAAAATGGTCGGTAATTTGGAATTGGACCTTTTGCGCAAGCAAAGGGAGCTTTCTTCAAGTTTTGTGGTAAAAGAGGATATCGCGACCCGCCAAATGTCCTTTGCGCAGACCAGGCAAATTGTTGATTTCATGAAATCAGCCTCTATGAAAGGAAGAGTTATCATCAACTTGGATTCAATAGAAAAATTAAAAAACAGCCCGAATGATATTGAGATCGAGGATGGGGATGTGCTGTATATTCCAAAAACTCCAAAAAGCGTAATCGTCCTTGGCCAGGTTTATCACCAAACCGCCGTAGCTTTCGACCATAAAAAGAACGGCAGGGGTTATGTCGACATGGCAGGGGGGGCGACTAATACCGCGAACGAAGGGGATGCATATGTAATAAGGGCTAACGGGTCTGTTATTAGCAATCGGCAGGGGGTTAATATTTATTCATCAAAGCTTTTCCCCGGCGATACAATTATTATTCCAGAAAAGATTGATACAAGAAGCATTTGGTCTGTGTTCCAGGACTTTACCCATTGGGCTTACGAGGCCGTTGTGTCGGCAATTGTACTTAAGAAAATATTGCAGTAG
- the pseB gene encoding UDP-N-acetylglucosamine 4,6-dehydratase (inverting) has translation MFNDKMILITGGTGSFGKKFVEIVLKEFKPRKIIVFSRDELKQYEMAHQFVEHEGVLRFFIGDVRDKERLNRAFQGVDYVVHAAALKQVPAMEYNPSEAIKTNVIGAMNIIDAAISNKVRSVVVLSTDKACNPINLYGATKLCSDKLFVAANSYSGDAGTRFSVVRYGNVFGSRGSVVPFFKAKAREGVLPITDQRMTRFWITLEQGTRFVMRSFERMRGGEIFVPKISSMKVIDLAKAIAPSAKTTIVGIRPGEKLHEIMISSDDAKNTKELDDCYVIKPAFHWWSNENHADGKPVAEDFCYSSDTNKQWLTVPQLQEMLKEQ, from the coding sequence ATGTTTAATGACAAAATGATTCTTATTACGGGAGGAACAGGCTCTTTTGGGAAAAAATTCGTGGAGATTGTTCTTAAGGAATTTAAACCAAGAAAAATCATCGTCTTTAGCCGGGATGAGCTTAAACAATATGAAATGGCGCATCAATTTGTGGAGCATGAAGGCGTTCTGCGGTTTTTTATCGGCGATGTCAGAGACAAAGAAAGGCTGAACAGAGCATTTCAAGGAGTTGATTATGTTGTTCATGCGGCGGCGCTGAAGCAGGTTCCGGCTATGGAATATAACCCATCCGAAGCAATAAAAACAAACGTTATCGGCGCGATGAATATTATCGATGCGGCAATTAGCAACAAGGTGAGATCGGTCGTTGTTCTGAGCACTGACAAGGCATGTAATCCGATAAATCTCTATGGCGCTACGAAATTGTGTTCGGATAAGCTTTTTGTGGCAGCGAATTCTTATTCTGGCGATGCTGGGACAAGGTTTTCGGTTGTCCGTTACGGCAATGTTTTTGGAAGCCGTGGAAGCGTGGTTCCTTTCTTTAAGGCTAAAGCCAGAGAGGGAGTGTTGCCGATTACCGATCAGCGCATGACCCGGTTTTGGATCACGCTTGAGCAAGGAACACGATTTGTGATGAGAAGTTTTGAACGTATGCGCGGCGGAGAAATATTTGTACCAAAAATCTCAAGCATGAAGGTGATAGATTTGGCAAAAGCGATTGCCCCGTCAGCCAAAACCACGATTGTGGGAATAAGGCCGGGAGAAAAATTGCATGAGATTATGATCTCATCAGATGATGCAAAAAACACCAAGGAGCTAGATGATTGTTACGTTATTAAACCGGCATTTCACTGGTGGAGCAATGAAAACCACGCAGATGGGAAACCGGTCGCTGAAGATTTCTGTTATAGTAGTGATACAAATAAACAATGGCTAACTGTTCCGCAGTTACAGGAAATGTTGAAGGAGCAATAA
- a CDS encoding glycosyltransferase family 2 protein, translating to MELASRDLLYSVVIPVYNSEKTIENVCRRIIDLFEGVQKRFEIILVNDGSRDGSWQAMQKLVFNSRKIKIINLMRNFGEHNAVIAGLNYSRGEYVIVMDDDGQNPPEEIGRLINKMHEGYDVVFAYYETMRQSLLRNLGSAFNDKIATILLRKPKGLYLCSFKIISRALVNEVVKYAGPFPYIDGLIFRSTHNIGTVLVDHKERAYGHSNYTIGKLVALWLNMFTNFSILPLRIATLVGLLFSIIGFVSALYYAVEKIVHPDSSIGFATLIIAILMFSGIQLLTVGVIGEYIGRLFMSLNRTPQFIVREMKGFHDIPTSDFGG from the coding sequence ATGGAATTGGCGTCGCGTGATCTGTTATATTCTGTAGTCATTCCTGTCTATAATAGTGAAAAGACCATAGAAAATGTTTGTCGCAGGATCATTGACCTTTTCGAGGGGGTGCAAAAAAGATTCGAAATCATCCTTGTCAATGATGGCAGCCGGGATGGCTCGTGGCAGGCCATGCAAAAGCTCGTGTTTAATAGCCGGAAAATAAAAATAATAAACTTGATGCGGAACTTTGGCGAGCACAATGCAGTCATCGCAGGGCTAAATTATTCCCGAGGAGAATATGTTATTGTTATGGATGATGATGGGCAAAACCCGCCTGAAGAAATTGGCAGATTGATCAATAAAATGCACGAGGGCTATGATGTTGTTTTTGCCTATTACGAGACTATGAGACAGAGCTTATTAAGAAATCTGGGTAGTGCTTTTAATGACAAGATAGCCACAATCCTGTTAAGAAAACCGAAAGGCTTATATCTTTGCAGTTTTAAGATCATCAGTCGTGCGCTTGTTAATGAAGTCGTGAAATATGCAGGGCCATTTCCTTACATCGATGGGCTTATCTTTAGGAGCACGCATAATATCGGAACCGTTTTAGTTGACCACAAAGAACGGGCTTATGGCCATTCAAACTATACCATAGGTAAATTGGTCGCCCTGTGGTTGAATATGTTCACAAATTTTTCCATCCTTCCCTTAAGGATTGCAACATTAGTCGGCTTGTTATTCTCTATCATCGGTTTTGTCTCAGCCTTGTATTACGCCGTTGAGAAAATAGTCCATCCCGATTCATCTATCGGGTTTGCTACATTGATTATTGCTATTTTGATGTTTTCCGGAATCCAGCTCTTGACCGTGGGTGTGATTGGTGAATATATCGGCCGATTGTTCATGTCGCTAAATCGTACGCCCCAGTTTATCGTCAGGGAGATGAAAGGATTCCATGATATTCCAACTTCTGATTTTGGAGGCTGA
- a CDS encoding GDP-mannose 4,6-dehydratase has protein sequence MKILITGSAGFIGFHVAMELLKDGHIVFGVDNLNSYYDVSLKTSRNNLLKKYQNYNFYELDICGYEGLKNIFKANSFDKVCHLAAQPGVRYSIENPFIYQKTNNEGFLNIIECARQYKVNQFIYASSSSVYGANKKIPFSVVDRVDRPLSLYAATKRSNELVAYAYSHLYGINTIGLRFFTVYGPWGRPDMSYFLFTGAILNNKPINVFNNGRMKRNFTYVDDVVAGVKASLGYEAKYEIFNLGNDRTEELMDFIDCIEKNLNKKAKKNLLPIQPGDVLETWADIDTARKKLGYCPRTDIAAGITNFINWYKDYYGIRERNHV, from the coding sequence ATGAAAATTCTAATTACAGGGTCTGCTGGATTTATTGGGTTTCATGTAGCCATGGAACTCCTGAAGGATGGCCATATTGTTTTTGGCGTGGACAATCTCAATAGCTATTATGATGTCAGCTTAAAAACATCCAGGAATAATCTTTTGAAAAAATATCAAAACTATAATTTTTATGAGTTAGATATTTGTGGTTATGAAGGGCTCAAAAATATTTTTAAGGCTAATAGTTTTGATAAAGTTTGCCATTTGGCGGCTCAGCCCGGGGTTAGATATTCCATAGAAAATCCCTTTATTTACCAAAAAACCAATAATGAAGGTTTTCTAAATATCATCGAATGTGCAAGGCAATATAAAGTCAACCAATTTATTTACGCTTCCTCGTCATCAGTTTATGGCGCAAATAAAAAAATACCATTTTCTGTCGTTGATCGAGTGGACCGGCCTCTCTCTCTCTATGCTGCCACAAAACGTTCCAATGAACTTGTTGCGTACGCATATAGCCATCTATACGGCATTAATACCATTGGGCTGCGTTTCTTTACAGTTTATGGGCCATGGGGCAGGCCGGATATGTCTTATTTTCTCTTCACTGGTGCGATTTTAAATAATAAGCCGATAAATGTTTTTAATAATGGAAGAATGAAGAGGAATTTCACATATGTTGACGATGTGGTAGCGGGGGTAAAAGCCAGCTTGGGATATGAAGCGAAATATGAGATATTTAATTTGGGGAATGACCGTACCGAAGAATTGATGGATTTTATCGATTGTATAGAGAAAAACCTGAATAAAAAAGCCAAAAAGAACTTACTTCCTATTCAGCCGGGAGATGTGTTGGAAACATGGGCAGACATTGATACTGCGCGTAAAAAATTAGGATATTGCCCCAGAACTGATATTGCGGCGGGTATAACGAACTTTATTAACTGGTATAAAGATTATTATGGAATAAGGGAGCGTAATCATGTTTAA